Proteins encoded together in one Vigna angularis cultivar LongXiaoDou No.4 chromosome 5, ASM1680809v1, whole genome shotgun sequence window:
- the LOC108340398 gene encoding cell division cycle 5-like protein: MRIMIKGGVWKNTEDEILKAAVMKYGKNQWARISSLLVRKSAKQCKARWYEWLDPSIKKTEWTREEDEKLLHLAKLMPTQWRTIAPIVGRTPSQCLERYEKLLDAACIKDENYEPGDDPRKLRPGEIDPNPESKPARPDPVDMDEDEKEMLSEARARLANTKGKKAKRKAREKQLEEARRLASLQKKRELKAAGIDIRQRKRKRKGIDYNAEIPFEKRPPPGFFNVADEDRPVEQPKFPTTIEELEGKRRVDIEAQLRKQDIAKNKIAQRQDAPSAILHANKLNDPETVRKRSKLMLPPPQISDQELDEIAKLGYASDLAGSQELTEGSGATHALLANYAQTPGQGVTPLRTPQRTPSGKGDAIMMEAENLARLRESQTPLLGGENPELHPSDFSGVTPKKKDIQTPNPMLTPSATPGGAGLTPRIGMTPTRDGFSFSTTPKGTPLRDELRINEDMNMHESTKRVLQRQADMRRSLRSGLGSLPQPKNEYQIVMEPVTEDTEEPEEKIEEDMSDRIAREKAEEEARQQAVLRKRSKVLQRELPRPPAASLELIRNSLIRSDGDKSSFVPPTSIEQADEMIRKELLTLLEHDNAKYPLDDKVNKEKKKGVKRSADLSAVPVIEDFEEDEMKDADKLIKEEVQYLCAAMGHENEPLEEFIEAHQTCLNDLMYFPTRNAYGLSSVAGNMEKLAALQNEFENVRKKLDDDKEKMVRLEKKVTVITQGYEMRAKKSIWQQIEATFKQMDIAATELECFKALQNQEQLAASHRINNLWSEVQKQKELEKTLQNRYGSLIEELEKMQNIMNQSRLKAEQQKEIEANNAHAETKVNETDVQDTGSIVPHSAEDGNAQAITVESSHDGTSDQQVEIMQDKSTSSPSHDMNVDSDNMHTIHDSDGKLANASPADENVVEEVEGSSPTGGYTDNEENVSEMGASMEINSPNQDVVANAVTTGESSMEETNAVTEETN, encoded by the exons ATGAGGATTATGATAAAGGGCGGTGTTTGGAAAAACACCGAAGATGAAATCCTGAAAGCGGCTGTTATGAAATATGGTAAGAATCAGTGGGCTCGAATCTCTTCGCTCCTTGTTCGCAAATCTGCCAAGCAATGCAAAGCTCGCTGGTACGAGTGGCTTGATCCCTCCATAAAGAAG ACTGAGTGGACTAGAGAAGAGGATGAGAAGTTACTTCATCTTGCTAAGCTCATGCCCACTCAGTGGAGAACAATTGCTCCAATTGTAGGTCGTACACCTTCTCAGTGTCTTGAGCGGTATGAGAAGCTCCTTGATGCAGCCTGTATAAAAGATGAGAACTATGAGCCTGGTGATGATCCTCGAAAATTGCGTCCTGGGGAGATTGATCCAAACCCCGAGTCAAAACCTGCACGGCCTGATCCTGTTGATATGGATGAGGATGAAAAGGAGATGCTTTCTGAAGCACGAGCCCGATTAGCCAACACAAAGGGAAAGAAAGCAAAAAGGAAAGCTAGGGAGAAACAGCTTGAGGAAGCAAGGAGGCTTGCTTCCCTACAAAAGAAGAGGGAATTGAAGGCGGCTGGAATTGATATCCGGCAgcgaaagagaaaaaggaaaggaaTAGACTACAATGCGGAAATTCCATTTGAGAAAAGGCCTCCTCCAGGATTTTTCAATGTTGCAGATGAAGATAGACCAGTGGAACAGCCCAAGTTCCCTACTACAATTGAAGAACTTGAGGGGAAAAGGAGGGTTGATATTGAGGCACAATTAAGAAAGCAAGACAttgctaaaaataaaattgcacaAAGGCAAGATGCCCCATCTGCCATATTGCATGCCAACAAATTGAATGATCCAGAAACAGTAAGAAAGAGGTCAAAATTGATGCTTCCACCACCCCAGATATCTGATCAAGAATTGGATGAAATTGCTAAGTTGGGTTATGCTAGTGACCTTGCAGGGAGTCAGGAACTTACTGAAGGTAGTGGTGCTACACATGCTCTTCTGGCTAATTATGCACAGACACCCGGTCAAGGAGTGACTCCTTTGCGAACCCCTCAGAGAACACCATCTGGTAAAGGAGATGCTATTATGATGGAAGCGGAAAATCTTGCCAGGTTGAGGGAGTCTCAAACACCATTGTTGGGAGGAGAGAATCCGGAGTTGCATCCTTCAGATTTTTCTGGTGTCACTCCTAAGAAAAAAGACATTCAGACTCCAAATCCAATGCTGACCCCATCTGCAACTCCTGGAGGTGCAGGCCTCACTCCAAGAATTGGTATGACACCAACAAGAGATGGTTTTTCTTTTAGCACGACACCAAAGGGGACTCCTTTGAGGGATGAACTACGTATTAATGAGGACATGAATATGCATGAAAGCACTAAACGTGTGCTGCAGAGACAGGCTGATATGAGAAGAAGTCTGCGTTCTGGTTTAGGAAGCCTTCCTCAGCCCAAGAATGAGTACCAAATAGTGATGGAACCAGTCACAGAAGATACCGAAGAGCCTGAGGAGAAGATTGAAGAGGATATGTCTGACAGGATAGCTAGAGAAAAAGCAGAAGAAGAGGCAAGACAGCAGGCAGTACTTAGAAAACGATCAAAGGTCCTTCAACGGGAACTTCCTAGGCCCCCTGCTGCTTCATTGGAGCTTATAAGAAATTCCTTAATTAGATCTGATGGGGACAAGAGTTCCTTTGTTCCACCAACCTCTATTGAGCAGGCTGATGAGATGATTAGAAAGGAGCTTCTAACTTTACTGGAGCATGACAATGCTAAGTATCCGCTTGATGATAAAGTGAataaggagaaaaagaaaggagtcAAGCGATCTGCAGATTTGTCTGCGGTCCCTGTGATAGAAGATTTTGAGGAAGATGAAATGAAAGAT GCTGATAAGTTGATAAAGGAAGAAGTCCAATATCTTTGTGCCGCAATGGGACATGAAAATGAGCCCCTTGAAGAATTTATTGAAGCACATCAAACCTGCCTCAATGATCTTATGTACTTTCCTACCCGTAATGCATATGGTCTCTCCAGTGTTGCTGGGAACATGGAAAAACTAGCTGCTTTGcaaaatgaatttgagaatgTGAGAAAGAAATTGGATGATGATAAGGAGAAGATGGTACGGCTTGAGAAGAAGGTGACTGTTATCACACAAGGCTACGAG ATGAGAGCAAAGAAAAGTATCTGGCAGCAAATTGAGGCCACTTTCAAGCAGATGGATATAGCTGCAACCGAGTTAGAATGCTTTAAAGCTTTGCAAAATCAGGAGCAGTTAGCAGCATCCCACAGGATAAACAATTTGTGGAGTGAAGTACAGAAGCAAAAGGAACTTGAAAAAACTTTGCAAAACAGGTACGGGAGTCTAATTGAAGAGCTGGAGAAGATGCAAAATATCATGAACCAATCCAGATTAAAGGCAGAGCAGCAAAAAGAAATTGAAGCAAACAATGCTCATGCTGAGACCAAAGTCAATGAAACTGATGTGCAGGATACCGGGAGTATTGTACCTCACTCAGCAGAGGATGGAAATGCTCAAGCAATAACAGTCGAGTCATCACATGATGGAACTTCTGACCAGCAAGTTGAGATTATGCAAGACAAGTCGACTTCTAGCCCCAGCCATGACATGAATGTGGATTCTGATAACATGCATACAATACATGACAGTGATGGTAAATTAGCAAATGCTTCACCAGCTGATGAGAATGttgttgaagaagtggaaggtAGTAGCCCTACTGGTGGTTATACTGACAATGAGGAGAACGTGTCAGAAATGGGTGCTTCAATGGAAATAAATAGCCCCAATCAAGATGTAGTTGCGAATGCTGTAACCACAGGGGAGAGCAGCATGGAAGAAACCAATGCTGTTACGGAGGAGACAAATTAG